One genomic segment of Musa acuminata AAA Group cultivar baxijiao chromosome BXJ3-3, Cavendish_Baxijiao_AAA, whole genome shotgun sequence includes these proteins:
- the LOC103979791 gene encoding uncharacterized protein LOC103979791: MLRRRRGRGIYFTGKKSGRRWTGNGERMEEEEGNECPPENQEKKPREGGGGWGFSSFSIFSNLQKAAEEISINAVEAIKNAGTTDLQSMDPDAAQEQERKGGEDESENNKLRKSALDRLEKASEDSLFGQGLKVLDNSVETFAFGAWSALGNAWKGGSRLVGRLEHSAANLADSIQHGDLPGKATSLAPSIIETGKTFTTKGMEVLERVGKETMDLLIVETGLEVEKDPVNQQADEEEFEEVTFDRCFYIYGGPDLLEELEALSSHHVLLFNRRKTKLLAEQKSLYNAKLLQVQKFFSLGTIAEENGVDPDIGNVIETTAGDSDTEMKRLCDSSVKRAADIAAGFTSSLGGLTENDIIQRATDRLETVHSECIHRLSELCCSAISQILALGKSVISSANKAKNEEISGDSLKIDWPEDSALKAKVIRYKAQSMTGDMETVSNSFITGISDILEAYLTVKQSVSSDKQVGLPHTSVQEKANVITNHFRAGQTSAVEKIQDALHYLTYVVLSTSMPTV, from the exons ATGCTTCGGCGGAGACGGGGAAGAGGAATCTACTTTACGGGGAAGAAGTCGGGTCGGAGGTGGACCGGAAACGGCGAGcggatggaggaagaggagggtaaCGAGTGTCCTCCCGAGAACCAAGAAAAGAAGCCGCGTGAAGGCGGAGGCGGCTGGGGCTTCTCCTCGTTCTCCATTTTCTCGAATCTCCAGAAGGCCGCCGAAGAGATCTCCATAAAC gcagttgaagCCATCAAGAACGCGGGCACCACCGACTTGCAGAGCATGGACCCTGATGCTGCGCAAGAGCAAGAGCGCAAAGGGGGAGAAGACGAAAGTGAGAACAATAAACTTCGCAAGTCCGCGTTGGATAGATTGGAGAAAGCCAGTGAGGATTCTCTGTTCGGTCAG GGTCTCAAGGTATTGGACAATTCAGTGGAAACTTTTGCTTTCGGAGCATGGAGTGCATTGGGTAATGCTTGGAAGGGGGGTTCGAGGCTGGTCGGTAG GTTGGAGCATTCTGCTGCAAATCTTGCTGATTCCATACAGCACGGAGACCTGCCTGGCAAAGCCACTTCTCTTGCTCCATCAATTATTGAG ACTGGGAAGACTTTTACAACAAAGGGAATGGAAGTCCTTGAGCGGGTTGGAAAAGAGACGATGGACCTGCTCATTGTTGAGACTGGTCTTGAAGTTGAGAAGGACCCCGTTAACCAACAAGCTGACGAAGAAGAGTTTGAGGAAGTAACGTTTGACAGGTGCTTTTACATTTATGGAGGTCCTGATCTTCTTGAG GAACTGGAAGCACTGTCAAGTCATCATGTTTTACTATTTAACAGGCGAAAAACAAAACTTTTGGCAGAACAGAAATCCCTCTATAATGCTAAACTGCTACAGGTCCAGAAATTCTTCAGTCTGGGCACCATCGCTGAAGAAAATGGAGTTGATCCAGATATAGGAAATGTTATTGAGACAACAGCTGGTGACAGTGATACTGAGATGAAAAGGTTATGTGACTCGAGTGTCAAAAGGGCTGCTGACATTGCTGCAGG GTTCACATCTTCTCTTGGGGGACTTACTGAAAATGATATAATTCAGCGAGCTACTGACAGACTTGAGACAGTCCACTCAGAGTGTATCCAT AGATTGTCAGAACTCTGTTGTTCTGCAATATCTCAAATTCTGGCTCTTGGAAAATCAGTCATTTCAAGTGCAAACAAAGCAAAGAATGAAGAAATAAGCGGTGATTCTTTGAAGATTGATTGGCCTGAAGATTCTGCCTTAAAAGCTAAGGTTATAAGATACAAGGCCCAGTCCATGACTGGAGACATGGAAACGGTTTCTAATAGTTTTATTACAG GAATCTCAGACATACTAGAAGCATATCTGACAGTCAAACAAAGTGTTTCTTCTGATAAACAAGTGGGCCTCCCGCATACTTCAGTTCAAGAAAAGGCAAATGTTATTACGAACCATTTCCGAGCTGGCCAAACCAGTGCTGTGGAGAAGATTCAGGATGCTCTTCACTACCTGACATATGTGGTTCTCTCTACCTCCATGCCAACTGTATGA
- the LOC103979790 gene encoding lysine histidine transporter-like 8, producing the protein MEERGTGAAPGLEAELVSIPATPRGVSTPETVTPTGQRSPRPPGPGGGAPAAGPNSVKSWTPTPAMVSPRFLSPSISSTVGTPMKRVLVNLRGYLEEVGHLTKLNPQDAWLPITESRNGNAHYAAFHNLNAGIGFQALLLPVAFAFLGWSWGMIALTIAYFWQLYTLWILVKLHEAVPGRRYNRYVELAQAAFGERLGVWLALFPTVYLSAGTATALILIGGETMKLFFQIVCGSLCSSNPLSTVEWYLVFTILCIVLSQLPNLNSIAGLSLIGAVTAITYATMAWVLSVSQERPPSISYQPLASTSFGATAFSILNALGIIAFAFRGHNLALEIQATMPSTFKHPAHVPMWRGAKVAYLLIALCLFPIAIGGFWAYGNLMPAGGILNALYAFHSHDIPRGLLATTFLLVVFNCLSSFQIYSMPVFDSFEAGYTSRTNRPCSIWVRSGFRVFYGFISFFIGVALPFLSSLAGLLGGLTLPVTFAYPCFMWIGIKKPQRFSFSWYLNWSLGIIGMAFSLALSAGGVWSMVNSGLKLKFFKPN; encoded by the exons ATGGAGGAAAGAGGAACGGGGGCGGCGCCCGGGCTGGAAGCGGAGCTGGTCTCGATCCCGGCGACCCCGCGGGGAGTCTCGACGCCGGAGACGGTGACCCCGACCGGCCAGCGGTCGCCGCGGCCTCCTGGACCCGGCGGCGGCGCACCTGCAGCCGGGCCCAACTCGGTTAAGTCGTGGACTCCGACGCCGGCGATGGTATCGCCGCGGTTTCTGAGCCCGTCGATATCTTCGACGGTGGGGACGCCCATGAAGCGTGTGCTGGTGAACCTGCGCGGCTACCTTGAGGAGGTGGGCCACCTGACGAAGCTCAACCCCCAGGACGCCTGGCTCCCCATCACCGAGTCCCGCAACGGCAACGCCCACTACGCCGCTTTCCACAACCTCAATGCCGGCATCGGCTTCCAGGCCCTCCTCCTCCCCGTCGCCTTCGCCTTCCTCGGATG GAGTTGGGGCATGATAGCTCTGACCATTGCTTACTTTTGGCAACTTTACACTCTCTGGATTCTGGTTAAGCTACATGAAGCTGTGCCTGGCAGAAGATACAATAGATATGTGGAGCTTGCACAGGCTGCATTTG GAGAAAGGTTAGGTGTTTGGCTCGCCTTATTCCCAACAGTTTACTTATCGGCAGGAACTGCGACTGCACTGATTCTAATCGGAGGGGAAACAATGAAGCTCTTTTTCCAGATCGTCTGTGGATCCCTTTGTTCATCAAACCCGCTTTCAACTGTCGAGTGGTATCTTGTATTCACAATATTGTGCATTGTCCTGTCTCAGCTTCCAAACCTCAACTCCATTGCTGGGCTCTCTCTTATCGGAGCCGTAACAGCAATCACTTATGCTACCATGGCCTGGGTCCTCTCGGTCAGTCAAGAAAGGCCACCTTCCATCTCTTATCAGCCCCTGGCATCCACTTCTTTCGGTGCCACAGCTTTTTCAATCTTGAATGCCCTCGGCATAATAGCATTTGCATTCAGAGGACACAATCTTGCTCTAGAGATTCAG GCAACAATGCCATCGACCTTCAAACATCCTGCACATGTTCCAATGTGGAGAGGAGCTAAGGTTGCTTATCTTCTTATAGCCTTGTGTTTATTCCCTATCGCCATTGGAGGCTTCTGGGCCTACGGAAACCTG ATGCCAGCAGGAGGAATACTGAATGCTCTTTACGCCTTTCACAGCCATGATATCCCTAGGGGACTTCTGGCAACAACATTCCTCTTGGTGGTGTTCAATTGCCTCAGTAGCTTCCAGATATACTCCATGCCTGTGTTCGACAGTTTCGAGGCAGGTTACACCAGCCGAACGAATCGACCCTGCTCGATTTGGGTCCGATCTGGGTTCCGAGTCTTCTACGGTTTCATCTCGTTCTTCATCGGGGTAGCACTGCCTTTCCTCTCTAGCTTGGCTGGCCTTTTGGGTGGTCTCACTCTCCCTGTCACCTTTGCTTACCCTTGTTTCATGTGGATTGGTATAAAGAAGCCTCAGAGGTTTAGCTTCAGCTGGTATCTTAATTGGAGCCTTGGCATCATCGGCATGGCTTTCAGCTTAGCCTTATCTGCAGGAGGTGTTTGGAGCATGGTGAACAGTGGGCTAAAGCTCAAGTTCTTTAAGCCTAACTAG
- the LOC135633702 gene encoding axial regulator YABBY 5-like isoform X2, producing the protein MLIYSHSSSLFLPKASLVAYAQPAGDRRSMSTQQVCYVHCSFCNTILVVNIPCNNLFDNVTVQCENCANMLSVNFGAQFQRLPLQDIQHHSIGSQGLHRDCGSSSSKCAGIDTMNSTKSIKQQMLRVRTAAAAGKRRRVPSVYNRFIKEEIRRLKARNPDISHREAFSTAAKNWAHLPRIHFGQSVEGNQQLW; encoded by the exons ATGTTGATATATAGCCACTCGTCTTCTCTCTTCCTACCTAAAGCTTCTCTCGTAGCATATGCTCAACCGGCCGGCGATCGGAGATCGATGTCGACGCAGCAAGTTTGCTACGTTCACTGCAGCTTCTGCAACACAATCCTCGTG GTCAATATTCCATGCAACAACTTGTTCGACAATGTGACAGTACAATGTGAGAACTGTGCAAATATGTTGTCTGTCAATTTTGGTGCTCAGTTTCAGAGACTCCCTCTCCAAGATATTCAG CATCACAGTATAGGATCTCAAGGACTCCACAGGGATTGTGGATCTTCTTCCTCCAAATGCGCCGGGATAGATACGATGAACTCAACGAAGAGCATCAAGCAACAAATGCTTCGAGTTCGCA cagcagcagcagctgggaAAAGACGTCGCGTGCCTTCTGTGTACAATAGATTTATCAA AGAAGAGATAAGAAGATTAAAAGCAAGAAATCCTGACATTAGCCATAGGGAAGCTTTCAGCACTGCAGCAAAAAAT TGGGCACACTTGCCTCGCATTCATTTCGGGCAGTCTGTCGAGGGGAATCAACAGTTGTGGTGA
- the LOC135633702 gene encoding axial regulator YABBY 5-like isoform X1 has translation MLIYSHSSSLFLPKASLVAYAQPAGDRRSMSTQQVCYVHCSFCNTILVVNIPCNNLFDNVTVQCENCANMLSVNFGAQFQRLPLQDIQHHSIGSQGLHRDCGSSSSKCAGIDTMNSTKSIKQQMLRVRTAAAAAGKRRRVPSVYNRFIKEEIRRLKARNPDISHREAFSTAAKNWAHLPRIHFGQSVEGNQQLW, from the exons ATGTTGATATATAGCCACTCGTCTTCTCTCTTCCTACCTAAAGCTTCTCTCGTAGCATATGCTCAACCGGCCGGCGATCGGAGATCGATGTCGACGCAGCAAGTTTGCTACGTTCACTGCAGCTTCTGCAACACAATCCTCGTG GTCAATATTCCATGCAACAACTTGTTCGACAATGTGACAGTACAATGTGAGAACTGTGCAAATATGTTGTCTGTCAATTTTGGTGCTCAGTTTCAGAGACTCCCTCTCCAAGATATTCAG CATCACAGTATAGGATCTCAAGGACTCCACAGGGATTGTGGATCTTCTTCCTCCAAATGCGCCGGGATAGATACGATGAACTCAACGAAGAGCATCAAGCAACAAATGCTTCGAGTTCGCA cagcagcagcagcagctgggaAAAGACGTCGCGTGCCTTCTGTGTACAATAGATTTATCAA AGAAGAGATAAGAAGATTAAAAGCAAGAAATCCTGACATTAGCCATAGGGAAGCTTTCAGCACTGCAGCAAAAAAT TGGGCACACTTGCCTCGCATTCATTTCGGGCAGTCTGTCGAGGGGAATCAACAGTTGTGGTGA
- the LOC135633701 gene encoding protein STRICTOSIDINE SYNTHASE-LIKE 3-like: protein MAPSAVVLAGLVIAAAVYCGLDPLGHSPMVKFPGFETYPVELLPWSEFPAVRDPEDRLRGAEVRFLNQVQGPESIAFDPRGRGPYTGVADGRVLFWNGESWVDFAYTSPNRSEICNLNPSLFSYLKNEHICGRPLGLRFDKRTGDLYIADAYFGLLKVGPQGGLAAPLTTEAEGVPFNFTNDLDIDEEGNVYFTDSSTKYQRRNFMQLIFSGEPSGRLLKYNPVTKETIVLHRGLQFPNGVTLSKDGSFLLFCEGSRLRLNRYWLKGEKAGTSDVFAYLPGFPDNVRTNEKGEFWVAIHCRHSTYAHLMADHSKLRKFFLKLPIPVKYHYFMLVGGRLHALIIKYGPNGDLLETLEDKEGKVVKAVSEVEEKDGKLWIGSVLMSFIAVY from the exons ATGGCGCCGTCGGCCGTCGTCCTCGCTGGATTAGTCATCGCCGCAGCGGTCTACTGCGGGTTGGACCCTCTAGGCCACAGCCCAATGGTGAAGTTCCCCGGCTTCGAGACGTACCCGGTCGAGCTGCTTCCATGGTCGGAGTTCCCCGCCGTGCGGGACCCGGAGGATCGGCTCCGGGGAGCGGAGGTCAGGTTCCTTAACCAGGTGCAGGGCCCGGAGAGCATCGCCTTCGACCCGCGGGGTCGCGGGCCCTACACCGGCGTCGCCGATGGCCGGGTGCTCTTCTGGAACGGGGAGTCGTGGGTTGACTTCGCCTACACTTCCCCCAACAG GTCAGAAATATGTAACCTGAATCCGTCACTTTTTAGTTACTTAAAGAATGAACATATCTGTGGACGACCATTAGGTCTTCGATTCGATAAAAGGACCGGAGACCTGTACATTGCTGATGCCTATTTTGGCTTGCTCAAAGTAGGCCCGCAAGGTGGCCTGGCTGCACCactaaccacagaagcagaaggaGTCCCATTTAATTTCACGAATGACTTGGACATAGATGAGGAAGGTAATGTTTATTTCACAGACAGCAGCACGAAGTACCAGAGGAG GAACTTCATGCAACTAATATTTTCTGGAGAACCTTCTGGTAGGCTTTTAAAATACAACCCGGTTACAAAAGAAACAATTGTCCTTCATCGGGGCCTTCAATTCCCCAATGGTGTGACGCTAAGCAAGGATggatcattccttttgttctgtgaAGGATCACGTCTCAG GTTGAATAGATACTGGCTGAAGGGAGAAAAGGCAGGTACATCGGATGTTTTTGCATACCTCCCTGGATTCCCGGATAATGTGAGGACTAATGAGAAGGGTGAATTCTGGGTGGCGATTCATTGTCGTCATTCTACATATGCACATCTTATGGCTGATCATAGCAAGTTGAGGAAATTTTTTCTGAAGCTCCCTATTCCGGTCAAATATCACTATTTTATGCTGGTCGGAGGCAGACTTCATGCGTTGATCATTAAGTACGGCCCGAATGGGGATCTACTGGAGACTTTGGAGGACAAGGAAGGCAAGGTGGTTAAAGCAGTCAGTGAAGTGGAGGAGAAGGATGGGAAGCTTTGGATAGGGTCTGTTTTGATGTCTTTTATTGCTGTGTACTGA
- the LOC135633700 gene encoding sialyltransferase-like protein 5 isoform X1 — MRTAKTSVPIRRPAAVFVLLLAALVFAAIVVAIQSSSFFIGSRKSLIDSEEIRILSDFQSRVQQCVASRGLGLTADIIDHCKLVLKFPEGTNSTWYNAQFKIFEPLEYKYDVCEAILLWEQYRNMTTVLTREYLDVRPDGWLDYAAKRIAQLGADKCYNRSICEEHLNLILPAKPPFHPQQFRTCAVVGNSGDLLKTEFGLEIDGHDAVFRDNEAPVNEKYAKHVGLKRDFRLVVRGAARNMVAILDGSSDEVLIIKSVTHRDFNAKIKELPNPVYLFQGIVLRRGAKGTGMKSIELALSMCDIVDIYGFTVDPGYTEWTRYFSTPRKGHNPLQGRAYYQLLECLGVIRIHSPMRAPRKQDWSDVPGKEIITSAHTAALRLKREKTGQEGDMGPFGNCKVWGTVDRDGPVSGSPDMADARSKSNYSKWELLPHESLRKEAQNHYAQMGRVSLYKMDGNKLDDLVCVRHSF, encoded by the exons ATGAGAACCGCGAAGACCTCCGTTCCGATCCGGCGACCTGCCGCcgtcttcgtcctcctcctcgccgcCCTCGTCTTCGCCGCTATCGTCGTCGCCATTcagtcctcctctttcttcatCG GAAGCCGTAAATCGCTTATCGACAGCGAGGAGATTCGGATCCTGTCAGATTTCCAGTCCCGCGTTCAGCAATGCGTG GCAAGCAGAGGACTTGGCCTTACCGCAGACATCATTGACCACTGTAAATTGGTCCTTAAATTTCCTGAAGGCACAAATAGTACATGG TATAATGCACAGTTTAAAATTTTTGAGCCACTGGAGTATAAATATGATGTCTGTGAAGCCATTCTTCTATGGGAACAG TATCGTAACATGACTACGGTCTTGACAAGGGAATACCTAGATGTACGACCGGATGGATGGTTAGATTATGCTGCAAAAAGAATTGCACAGTT GGGTGCAGATAAATGTTATAATCGCTCTATTTGTGAGGAGCATCTAAACTTAATATTACCTGCAAAGCCTCCCTTCCATCCCCAGCAGTTTCGGACATGTGCAGTGGTTGGGAATTCTGGGGATCTCTTAAAAACAGAATTTGGACTGGAGATTGATGGGCATGATGCAGTCTTTCGAGATAATGAGGCTCCTGTTAATGAG AAATATGCCAAACATGTTGGACTGAAAAGGGACTTTCGCCTAGTTGTAAGAGGCGCTGCTCGTAACATGGTTGCTATTCTCGATGGATCTT CTGATGAGGTGCTTATAATCAAGAGCGTAACACACAGAGATTTCAATGCAAAGATAAAG GAACTTCCAAATCCTGTTTATCTTTTCCAAGGTATCGTCTTAAGAAGGGGTGCTAAGGGAACCGGAATGAAGTCCATAGAATTGGCTCTCTCCATGTGTGACATTGTTGATATATATGGTTTTACGGTGGATCCCGGCTATACAGAATG GACACGGTACTTCTCGACTCCAAGGAAGGGGCACAATCCATTGCAAGGAAGGGCTTATTATCAACTGCTGGAGTGCCTCGGT GTCATCAGGATCCATTCTCCTATGAGAGCTCCGAGGAAGCAGGATTGGTCAGATGTGCCAGGCAAAGAAATCATAACAAGTGCTCACACGGCTGCGTTGCGTTTGAAAAGAGAAAAAACTGGCCAAGAAGGTGATATGGGACCCTTTGGTAATTGCAAGGTATGGGGTACGGTAGACCGAGATGGACCAGTGTCAGGATCTCCCGACATGGCTGACGCTCGCAGCAAGTCAAATTACAGTAAGTGGGAGCTCCTGCCACATGAGAGCTTAAGAAAGGAAGCACAAAATCATTATGCCCAGATGGGTCGCGTTTCTCTTTACAAAATGGACGGGAACAAACTGGATGATCTCGTCTGTGTGAGGCACAGCTTTTAA
- the LOC135633700 gene encoding sialyltransferase-like protein 5 isoform X2 yields the protein MVQSLLLCLDDLCSVHHNDSREKAASRGLGLTADIIDHCKLVLKFPEGTNSTWYNAQFKIFEPLEYKYDVCEAILLWEQYRNMTTVLTREYLDVRPDGWLDYAAKRIAQLGADKCYNRSICEEHLNLILPAKPPFHPQQFRTCAVVGNSGDLLKTEFGLEIDGHDAVFRDNEAPVNEKYAKHVGLKRDFRLVVRGAARNMVAILDGSSDEVLIIKSVTHRDFNAKIKELPNPVYLFQGIVLRRGAKGTGMKSIELALSMCDIVDIYGFTVDPGYTEWTRYFSTPRKGHNPLQGRAYYQLLECLGVIRIHSPMRAPRKQDWSDVPGKEIITSAHTAALRLKREKTGQEGDMGPFGNCKVWGTVDRDGPVSGSPDMADARSKSNYSKWELLPHESLRKEAQNHYAQMGRVSLYKMDGNKLDDLVCVRHSF from the exons ATGGTTCAGAGTTTATTGTTGTGCCTGGATGACCTATGCAGTGTGCATCACAATGATTCAAGAGAAAAGGCA GCAAGCAGAGGACTTGGCCTTACCGCAGACATCATTGACCACTGTAAATTGGTCCTTAAATTTCCTGAAGGCACAAATAGTACATGG TATAATGCACAGTTTAAAATTTTTGAGCCACTGGAGTATAAATATGATGTCTGTGAAGCCATTCTTCTATGGGAACAG TATCGTAACATGACTACGGTCTTGACAAGGGAATACCTAGATGTACGACCGGATGGATGGTTAGATTATGCTGCAAAAAGAATTGCACAGTT GGGTGCAGATAAATGTTATAATCGCTCTATTTGTGAGGAGCATCTAAACTTAATATTACCTGCAAAGCCTCCCTTCCATCCCCAGCAGTTTCGGACATGTGCAGTGGTTGGGAATTCTGGGGATCTCTTAAAAACAGAATTTGGACTGGAGATTGATGGGCATGATGCAGTCTTTCGAGATAATGAGGCTCCTGTTAATGAG AAATATGCCAAACATGTTGGACTGAAAAGGGACTTTCGCCTAGTTGTAAGAGGCGCTGCTCGTAACATGGTTGCTATTCTCGATGGATCTT CTGATGAGGTGCTTATAATCAAGAGCGTAACACACAGAGATTTCAATGCAAAGATAAAG GAACTTCCAAATCCTGTTTATCTTTTCCAAGGTATCGTCTTAAGAAGGGGTGCTAAGGGAACCGGAATGAAGTCCATAGAATTGGCTCTCTCCATGTGTGACATTGTTGATATATATGGTTTTACGGTGGATCCCGGCTATACAGAATG GACACGGTACTTCTCGACTCCAAGGAAGGGGCACAATCCATTGCAAGGAAGGGCTTATTATCAACTGCTGGAGTGCCTCGGT GTCATCAGGATCCATTCTCCTATGAGAGCTCCGAGGAAGCAGGATTGGTCAGATGTGCCAGGCAAAGAAATCATAACAAGTGCTCACACGGCTGCGTTGCGTTTGAAAAGAGAAAAAACTGGCCAAGAAGGTGATATGGGACCCTTTGGTAATTGCAAGGTATGGGGTACGGTAGACCGAGATGGACCAGTGTCAGGATCTCCCGACATGGCTGACGCTCGCAGCAAGTCAAATTACAGTAAGTGGGAGCTCCTGCCACATGAGAGCTTAAGAAAGGAAGCACAAAATCATTATGCCCAGATGGGTCGCGTTTCTCTTTACAAAATGGACGGGAACAAACTGGATGATCTCGTCTGTGTGAGGCACAGCTTTTAA
- the LOC135634092 gene encoding E3 ubiquitin-protein ligase RHF2A-like: protein MEEETAKMEKHLSSAAAFVEGGIQDSCDDACSICLEEFCESDPSTVTGCKHEFHLQCILEWCQRSSQCPMCWQSISLKDPTSQELLEAVERERNIRINQTRTATIFRHPALGDFDLQHLGGNDTELEERIMQHLAAAAAMGRVHHISRREGHRGRGGSHHRHSQFLVFSPHQNAPYIGYQSSSAQGGDNESIPAIISASPSSVLNAPTEESSSQGTHINLAQGERSAAIATEITTSQSRPRLSASRTFAGQSSPIVHDRPGPSDLQSFSESLRSRLNSVSMRYKESITKSTRGWRERLFSRNSSVADLGSEARSDVNAGVDTSSRMVDRLETRENRTNVFTFHDAEVHSASEVNNEGVTGNRVDSHPSDGTSSAPCCATSSPN from the exons ATGGAGGAGGAGACTGCGAAGATGGAGAAACATCTGTCCTCAGCTGCTGCTTTTGTCGAAGGGGGCATCCAAGATTCTTGCGATGACGCCTGCAGCATTTGTCTTGAAGAGTTCTGTGAGAGCGATCCTTCGACG GTTACTGGATGCAAGCATGAGTTCCATCTCCAGTGCATTCTCGAGTG GTGTCAGAGAAGTTCTCAATGTCCTATGTGCTGGCAGTCTATCTCTTTGAAGGATCCGACAAG CCAGGAACTCCTTGAGGCTGTGGAACGTGAGAGGAACATTAGAATAAACCAAACACGAACTGCAACTATATTTCGTCACCCAGCACTTGGAGATTTTGACCTGCAGCAT TTGGGTGGAAATGACACAGAACTTGAAGAGCGCATAATGCAGCATTTAGCGGCTGCTGCGGCGATGGGAAGAGTGCATCATATTTCTAGGAGAGAAGGGCATCGCGGTAGGGGAGGATCTCATCATCGGCACTCACAGTTTCTGGTTTTCTCTCCACATCAAAATGCACCCTATATTGGCTATCAATCTTCTTCGGCACAAGGAGGAGATAATGAATCGATCCCTGCTATAATTTCTGCCAGCCCATCATCTGTTCTAAATGCTCCAACAGAGGAATCTTCAAGCCAAGGAACACATATAAATCTAGCTCAAGGTGAGAGGAGTGCTGCAATAGCTACTGAAATTACTACCAGCCAGAGCAGGCCCAGACTTTCCGCTAGCAG GACCTTTGCTGGCCAGTCTTCTCCAATTGTTCATGACAGACCAGGACCATCAGATTTGCAATCTTTCTCAGAATCTCTGAGATCTCGTTTGAATTCTGTTTCGATGAG GTATAAAGAGTCTATCACCAAGAGTACTCGAGGATGGAGGGAGAGGCTCTTTTCTCGTAACAGTTCTGTGGCAGATCTTGGTTCAGAAGCTAGGAGTGACGTTAATGCTGGTGTTGATACATCCTCACGCATGGTAGATCGCCTAGAGACAAGAGAAAATAGAACCAATGTTTTCACATTTCATGATGCTGAAGTTCACTCAGCTTCAGAAGTGAATAACGAAGGGGTTACTGGGAATCGTGTTGACAGTCATCCAAGTGATGGGACTTCATCGGCACCTTGTTGTGCAACTTCCAGTCCTAACTGA
- the LOC135632262 gene encoding uncharacterized protein LOC135632262: MAQKSVRPPLRPSPATPALPAATFPETRRRTLIIKEPQKPGPRLAEVAGSTAAGCAAICCCPCGLANLIVVVPAGLVRRWRKRWPRAAKTKSSIWRPEVDAFDDDDDDLSLYLGGFPLASSGSEEPWLAKSLSPEFAELEKEMVAKFYGAGFWRSLSQRSQ; the protein is encoded by the coding sequence ATGGCGCAGAAGTCGGTCCGACCTCCCCTCCGTCCTTCGCCGGCGACGCCCGCCCTCCCTGCCGCTACCTTTCCCGAGACCCGCCGGCGGACGCTGATCATCAAGGAGCCGCAAAAGCCAGGGCCCCGGCTGGCGGAGGTGGCCGGTTCCACCGCGGCTGGGTGCGCGGCAATCTGCTGCTGCCCCTGTGGCCTCGCGAACCTCATCGTCGTGGTGCCGGCGGGGCTCGTGCGGCGGTGGCGGAAACGCTGGCCCAGGGCCGCGAAGACCAAATCCAGCATTTGGAGGCCAGAGGTCGACGCCTTtgacgacgatgacgacgaccTCAGTCTTTACCTTGGCGGGTTCCCCCTAGCGAGCTCCGGCTCCGAGGAGCCATGGCTGGCGAAATCGCTGTCGCCGGAGTTCGCGGAACTAGAGAAGGAGATGGTGGCGAAGTTCTACGGCGCTGGGTTTTGGCGAAGCCTCTCGCAAAGGAGTCAATGA